The DNA segment taaacacaGTGAGTAATTGAAgttgaatgcaattaattttatttggttgttcgaatatttaagaaaatatttcgatacataattattaaaatatcaaactattaactatagtaaatattaaatgaagaaTAGGTTAATGGCAAACTTGTTTGGCGGAAACGTTCACCGCTGTAAACATTCGCGTTGCGCCTTTCTACTCGATTCTCACAAAATCGGGTGACCAACCAAATTCAACCACCAACTGTAAATTCcgttaaaattgattttagtgtgaaagtaaagcaaaacaaagtgaagtgaaatatGTCAGACTCCGCAGTTGCAACATCCGCATCTCCTGTGGCTGCCCCGCCAGCGACACCCGCAGCCGAGAAGAAGGTGGCTGCCAAGAAAGCAGCATCTGCATCGAAAGTGAAGAAGCCGGCAGTTCCTCCATCACATCCTCCAACTCAGCAAATGGTGGACGCATCAATCCTGAACCTAAAGGAGCGTGGTGGCTCGTCGCTTATGGCAATCAAGAAGTACATCAGTGCCACATACAAGTGCGACGCCCAGAAATTGGCACCATTCATTAAGAAGTACCTGAAGAGCGCTGTTGCCAGTGGAAAACTTATCCAAGCTAAAGGCAAGGGCGCATCTGGTTCGTTCAAATTGTCTGCATCTGCCAAAAAGGAGCCGAAGCCAAAAGCCAAGGCTGCCTCAGTAGAGAAGAAACCGAAGAAGGTCactgcatcagcagcagcagctaagaaGAAGACTGCCGGCACCAAGGCGAAGAAAGCAGCTGGGTCCGCTGAGAAGAAACCAAGCAAAGCTGTAGCAACCAAGAAGACCGCTGAAAAGAAGAAGGCTGAGAAAGCAAAGGCTAAGGAGGCCAAGAAGAGTGGTACAGTAAAAGCCAAGCCCACAACAGCAAAGGCGGCGGCCAAGTCGAGTGctgcaaagccaaaagcaccAAAGCCCAAGACTGCAACTGCCAAGCCGAAGCCAAAGaaggcagcagcggcagcatcgCCAAAGAAAGCCGCAGTGGCTGCTAAGAAACCCAAGGcaaaactgcagctgcagccaagAAATAAGAGAGCACTAGGACATTGAAGATTGTCGTGCACAAGTTTCAAGactatgaaatttgttatttaacaaAGCCCTTTTCAGGGCTACTAATTTTATATCAAAAGAGAAATGAGTTTTCAAGTTATGTAACATTACGAGATGACTTTTACGACTATAACAGAATCGTATTTTTAACACAAAGCATAATTTAAACATGAGCCAGGTAGCTAAATCcataaagcaacaaaagtaaTATAAGAAACTCAACCTATCGACAACACGCAATACCTCTGTAGTGCCTCCACACTTATGAAGTTCTCTGTTCGCATTAAACCAAAAAAGTACAGTCCCGTCTCGgttgaaaatttgtaaatgctGGTATAACGCCGTTTTTTTAGGTATACCTTCATTATTcactattatttatattaatattttttatatttaaatttcagctCTTTGGATAGGTAATTTGTGGCCCTGAAAAGGGCCTTTTACTTTAGGTGTGTAGGTTGTGCAAAGAAATCGAATTACTTCGAGCTCGTGTACTTGGTGACAGCCTTGGTTCCCTCACTGACAGCGTGCTTGGCCAATTCTCCGGGCAGCAAGAGACGGACAGCGGTTTGGATTTCCCGACTGGTGATAGTCGACCGCTTGTTGTAGTGAGCCAAACGGGAGGCCTCGGCAGCAATGCGCTCGAAAATGTCGTTCACAAAGCTGTTCATGATGCTCATTGCCTTCGATGAGATACCGGTGTCAGGATGGACCTGCTTCAGCACTTTGTAGATGTAGATGGCATAGCTTTCCTTCCTCttgcgcttcttcttcttgtcgtTCTTGGTGATATTCTTCTGCGCTTTGCCAGCCTTCTTGGCTGCCTTTCCACTAGTCTTGGGcggcatttttcaaattcactttaaaaattCACTTCACTGATATTTTGCTAGAGATCCAAAACACGTccaatttatacttttattgtaGCAACGCTTTCCGTTAGACGAGCTCTCAACGCGACCGGttttcagcagcagctgtcatcCCTTAACGGAACGAGTAGGTAGCTggaaaaagtataaatagcTGGCAATGgttgcatgtggcaacaatattcgagttttgtgtgtgaaacagtgaaataacaaataataataaaaatgtctgGTCGTGGTAAAGGTGGCAAAGTTAAGGGAAAGGCAAAGTCTCGTTCCAACCGCGCTGGTCTTCAGTTCCCCGTTGGCCGTATTCACCGTCTGCTTCGCAAGGGCAACTATGCCGAGCGTGTTGGTGCTGGTGCTCCTGTGTACTTGGCTGCTGTGATGGAGTACTTGGCCGCTGAAGTTTTGGAGTTGGCTGGTAACGCAGCCCGTGACAACAAGAAGACTAGGATTATCCCTCGTCATCTGCAATTGGCCATCCGCAACGATGAGGAGTTGAACAAACTGCTTTCGGGTGTCACCATTGCCCAGGGCGGTGTTTTGCCTAATATTCAGGCTGTTCTCTTGCCCAAGAAGACCGAAAAGAAggcttaaattcaaattcaaactcGCATATaacacaaatcaacaaaaccCAAAACGTCCTTTTCAGGACGACCACAAATTTACTAAAGAGAATAATTTttctaatatacaaaaataattgtatttttattcattcattcagaaattaaatattgagtACTTCACTTGAGCAAAGTATATGCGTGGCACACGAGGTACAGTTGCgtcaaaaatgattttcaaatttcgatCTTTACATGAGCAAAGTATCTGCTCTGTGCAAGAGGTACAGTTGTgtcaaaaagtatttcaatattttgatcTTCACATGGACAAAGTATCTGCAGTGTACTCGAGGTACAGTCGTgtcaaaagtattttacaaCACGCTGCATCagtaaattatattcttatttcagccgttttttaaatattaacatctcacaaatgaacaaatttatttatttgtatcttaGAATTAAATTCTACAGAATAACAGGGGCAATCTGGATGAATTTAAGGGAGTTATTCTCTAACGTTAATCAAAATATAGTCTTtcgttctttatttttaacaataaatacatattgattttcttctcttttggttaattttttgGTGGTCCTGAAAAGGACCGATTGATGTGGGTTTtaagtttgtattttgtagtagatacaaattttcttaGCCGCCGAAACCGTACAGAGTGCGGCCTTGCCTCTTCAGAGCGTACACAACATCCATGGCTGTGACTGTCTTCCTCTTGGCGTGTTCGGTGTATGTGACTGCATCACGGATAACGTTTTCCAAGAAAACCTTCAGCACACCACGAGTTTCTTCATAAATAAGACCAGAGATACGCTTCACACCGCCACGACGAGCTAGACGACGGATAGCTGGCTTCGTGATACCCTGGATGTTATCACGCAACACTTTGCGATGACGCTTTGCGCCACCTTTTCCCAAGCCCTTGCCACCTTTACCACGACCagtcatttttcacttttaatattttacttaacaCTCACCGAAGTCAGAAAGATACTGTTGTTCGGTCCAACTCAAACGCCTCTATTTATACTCAAAGATACGAAAACCAGAAAGAGTCAGCAATATGTATCTACGTGCTGCTCGCACGCTGGCACGCTAGCACGCTGGCATGGCAACAGCCCGATcgctcgttctcgttctcgctcgGCAACCCACCACCAGTTTTACTATAAATACGAGAGCCGAATCGCTTCGTTCGATTATTGTGTTTTAACATTTGCTGTGTGAagtaaaattgtgaaataaaatggCTCGTACTAAGCAGACTGCTCGTAAATCGACCGGAGGCAAGGCGCCTCGTAAGCAGCTGGCAACTAAGGCCGCTCGTAAGAGTGCGCCAGCCACCGGCGGTGTGAAGAAGCCTCATCGTTATCGCCCCGGAACTGTTGCCCTGCGTGAGATCCGTCGTTACCAGAAGAGCACAGAGTTGCTGATCCGCAAGCTGCCTTTCCAGCGCTTGGTGCGTGAAATTGCTCAGGATTTCAAGACCGATCTGCGTTTCCAGAGCTCTGCTGTGATGGCACTGCAGGAAGCTAGTGAAGCCTACTTGGTTGGCCTGTTCGAAGATACTAACTTGTGCGCTATCCATGCCAAGCGTGTCACCATCATGCCGAAAGATATTCAGCTGGCCAGACGTATTCGTGGCGAACGTGCTTAAATTGTGACAACGT comes from the Drosophila sulfurigaster albostrigata strain 15112-1811.04 chromosome 2L, ASM2355843v2, whole genome shotgun sequence genome and includes:
- the LOC133838653 gene encoding histone H4, translated to MTGRGKGGKGLGKGGAKRHRKVLRDNIQGITKPAIRRLARRGGVKRISGLIYEETRGVLKVFLENVIRDAVTYTEHAKRKTVTAMDVVYALKRQGRTLYGFGG
- the LOC133838396 gene encoding histone H2A; this translates as MSGRGKGGKVKGKAKSRSNRAGLQFPVGRIHRLLRKGNYAERVGAGAPVYLAAVMEYLAAEVLELAGNAARDNKKTRIIPRHLQLAIRNDEELNKLLSGVTIAQGGVLPNIQAVLLPKKTEKKA
- the LOC133838564 gene encoding histone H2B → MPPKTSGKAAKKAGKAQKNITKNDKKKKRKRKESYAIYIYKVLKQVHPDTGISSKAMSIMNSFVNDIFERIAAEASRLAHYNKRSTITSREIQTAVRLLLPGELAKHAVSEGTKAVTKYTSSK
- the LOC133838146 gene encoding histone H1-like, which gives rise to MSDSAVATSASPVAAPPATPAAEKKVAAKKAASASKVKKPAVPPSHPPTQQMVDASILNLKERGGSSLMAIKKYISATYKCDAQKLAPFIKKYLKSAVASGKLIQAKGKGASGSFKLSASAKKEPKPKAKAASVEKKPKKVTASAAAAKKKTAGTKAKKAAGSAEKKPSKAVATKKTAEKKKAEKAKAKEAKKSGTVKAKPTTAKAAAKSSAAKPKAPKPKTATAKPKPKKAAAAASPKKAAVAAKKPKAKLQLQPRNKRALGH